In one window of Labilibaculum sp. DW002 DNA:
- a CDS encoding glycosyltransferase, with the protein MNNSNTAFELTIVVPVFNEEDNLERVKQEFDSYLSKSPYRSKVLFVNDGSSDNSQMFIESICKSSNKYSYLQLSNNMGLSAALKAGIDYANTEFVGYIDSDLQTTPFDFDLLMEYRHDYALVTGVRQNRKDSFVKNMSSKIANGFRRYMTKDTAEDTGCPLKIMKTDYAKKIPFFTGMHRFIPALIMLQDGKIKQVPVQHFPRIAGEAKYHLFNRMIGPFKDCFAYRWMKKRYINYEIINQG; encoded by the coding sequence ATGAACAATTCTAATACCGCATTTGAACTTACCATCGTTGTTCCCGTTTTTAACGAGGAAGACAATTTAGAAAGAGTAAAACAGGAATTTGATTCCTATTTATCCAAATCTCCATATCGATCAAAAGTATTATTCGTTAACGATGGATCATCGGACAATAGCCAGATGTTCATCGAAAGTATTTGTAAAAGCTCCAACAAATACAGCTACCTACAATTAAGCAATAACATGGGTTTGAGTGCAGCCTTAAAAGCTGGAATCGACTATGCAAATACCGAATTTGTTGGTTATATCGATTCCGATTTGCAAACCACTCCTTTCGATTTCGATTTGTTAATGGAATATCGTCACGACTACGCCTTAGTGACAGGTGTTCGACAAAACAGAAAGGACAGTTTTGTAAAAAACATGAGTTCTAAAATTGCCAACGGCTTTCGCAGATACATGACAAAAGATACTGCTGAAGATACTGGTTGTCCGCTTAAAATCATGAAAACTGATTACGCCAAAAAAATCCCATTTTTCACAGGAATGCACCGATTTATCCCTGCGTTAATTATGCTACAGGATGGTAAAATAAAACAAGTTCCCGTTCAACATTTTCCACGAATTGCTGGTGAAGCCAAATATCATTTGTTTAATCGAATGATTGGTCCTTTTAAAGATTGTTTTGCTTATCGATGGATGAAAAAACGTTACATCAATTACGAAATTATCAATCAAGGATGA
- a CDS encoding lipid-A-disaccharide synthase N-terminal domain-containing protein — MENYYIYIIGFLAQALFSARLIAQWIKSEKAGDSLSPAIFWQLSILASWLLFIYGLLRNDFAIIIGQIIAYTIYIRNLQLQNQWSKLPLITRIIALSTPIIAFISILRNWDVHYQQFFHNENVPLPLLIWGVAGQVTFTFRFIYQWIYSERKGESCLPLGFWIISIVGSCMILSYAIYRTDPVLFIGQGFGVLVYARNIVLIRKKRLQLNTEN; from the coding sequence ATGGAAAATTATTACATCTATATTATTGGTTTTTTAGCGCAAGCACTATTTTCTGCACGATTAATTGCACAATGGATTAAGTCAGAAAAAGCTGGCGATTCCCTTTCGCCTGCTATCTTTTGGCAATTGAGCATTCTTGCATCTTGGCTGTTGTTTATTTATGGCTTATTACGTAATGATTTTGCCATTATTATTGGGCAAATTATTGCTTATACAATCTATATAAGAAATCTGCAATTGCAAAATCAATGGAGTAAACTTCCTCTTATAACGAGGATAATCGCGCTATCAACCCCTATTATAGCCTTTATTAGTATACTTCGTAATTGGGATGTACATTATCAACAATTCTTTCACAATGAAAATGTTCCTCTTCCTCTTCTAATATGGGGAGTTGCAGGACAAGTTACCTTCACATTCCGATTCATTTACCAATGGATTTACTCCGAACGTAAAGGAGAATCTTGCCTTCCATTAGGATTTTGGATTATAAGCATCGTTGGATCATGTATGATCTTATCCTATGCAATTTATCGTACCGACCCCGTTTTGTTTATTGGGCAAGGATTTGGGGTGCTAGTATATGCCCGAAACATCGTGCTTATCAGAAAAAAAAGACTTCAACTAAACACTGAAAATTAA
- a CDS encoding ArnT family glycosyltransferase, with protein MNLDSILDNNRYSHAIILIIACYISFFLFNSEFFVNIMEARNFVTAREMIEKGNWLVPTMNGELRLAKPPLPTWITALFGMWFGMEKLSLLRFPAGIMGSLMVLFMYRFTISLNGDKNKALINSLILTTSFYVLYMSRTGTWDIYCHSFMLGAIWLFHKAWTRDSKSYILFIAIGLLLGLSFLSKGPVAFFAMLIPFVIAYSWIYGGKIILQKWQPLLLSVIIFIIVSFWWPIYIAIAYAPEAAAVAKLESGSWMNRHVRPFFYYWNFPIQSGIWTMAIFTSLLVPYALKNFKAIKEYKFALIWTVSSVILLSLIPEKKDRYLLPVLIPSAILAGQFFHHLYLVFKENNSKKIDRILFGINIWLIAIVAFALPIVVFLMFHQQKLMSIQTFALFSIFAELIFVILIVCWINKNIRGMLIGMTTLMLVVLVFIIPHTGGVLNKNPKFKSISEVSNNAKINSLNYYSIGEKAFRIELVYEIGKDITAWDSKMNPAFPENKPFVVMSSEDPNDLFSEAQKNQMNLTIIDHFDNNKQRAGKRRNKEHFKKYVSLITPLNNSEAKSSTSIISSNK; from the coding sequence ATGAACTTGGATTCAATTTTAGATAATAACCGATACAGTCATGCAATAATACTTATAATTGCATGCTACATCTCATTTTTCCTCTTCAATAGCGAGTTTTTTGTGAATATCATGGAAGCAAGAAATTTTGTTACCGCTCGTGAAATGATAGAGAAAGGAAATTGGTTGGTTCCAACAATGAACGGAGAATTACGATTAGCCAAACCTCCTCTACCAACTTGGATTACAGCATTATTTGGCATGTGGTTTGGGATGGAGAAATTAAGCTTACTTCGATTTCCTGCTGGAATAATGGGTTCTCTGATGGTACTTTTCATGTATCGATTTACCATAAGTTTAAATGGAGATAAAAATAAAGCACTAATTAATAGCTTAATACTTACTACCAGCTTCTATGTTCTATACATGAGTCGTACGGGAACTTGGGATATCTATTGTCATAGCTTTATGTTGGGTGCAATATGGCTTTTTCATAAGGCATGGACTAGGGATTCTAAATCCTACATTTTGTTTATTGCAATAGGATTATTGCTTGGTTTATCCTTCTTAAGCAAAGGGCCCGTTGCCTTTTTTGCAATGCTTATTCCCTTTGTAATTGCCTATTCCTGGATTTATGGAGGCAAAATTATTTTGCAAAAATGGCAGCCATTACTTCTTTCCGTAATCATTTTCATTATAGTCAGTTTTTGGTGGCCAATTTATATTGCTATTGCTTATGCTCCTGAAGCAGCAGCTGTAGCAAAATTAGAATCTGGTTCATGGATGAATCGACATGTACGGCCATTTTTCTATTATTGGAACTTTCCAATTCAATCGGGAATTTGGACTATGGCAATTTTCACTAGCCTACTAGTTCCTTATGCTCTAAAGAATTTTAAGGCAATAAAGGAATATAAATTTGCTTTAATATGGACGGTATCATCCGTAATTCTACTGTCGCTAATTCCCGAAAAAAAAGATCGCTACTTATTACCAGTACTGATTCCAAGTGCAATATTAGCAGGACAATTTTTTCATCATCTGTATCTGGTTTTCAAAGAAAATAATTCAAAAAAAATTGATCGAATTCTCTTTGGAATCAACATTTGGTTGATAGCTATTGTTGCCTTCGCTTTACCAATTGTTGTATTTCTAATGTTCCACCAACAAAAATTGATGTCAATTCAAACTTTTGCACTTTTCTCGATTTTTGCAGAACTCATTTTTGTAATTCTAATTGTTTGTTGGATTAATAAGAACATAAGAGGAATGCTGATTGGAATGACCACATTAATGTTGGTTGTTCTTGTATTTATTATACCACACACTGGAGGTGTTTTAAATAAAAACCCAAAATTCAAAAGTATATCTGAAGTAAGCAATAACGCCAAAATAAATAGTCTCAATTACTACAGCATTGGGGAAAAAGCATTTCGAATTGAGTTGGTATATGAAATTGGTAAAGACATTACTGCATGGGATTCAAAAATGAATCCTGCTTTCCCAGAAAATAAACCTTTTGTTGTTATGTCATCTGAGGATCCCAATGATTTATTCTCCGAAGCTCAAAAAAATCAAATGAATCTTACGATTATCGATCATTTTGATAACAACAAACAAAGAGCCGGAAAAAGAAGAAACAAAGAACATTTTAAAAAATATGTCAGCTTAATTACTCCTTTAAACAATAGTGAAGCTAAATCTTCCACTTCTATCATATCATCAAATAAATAA
- a CDS encoding GDP-mannose 4,6-dehydratase, giving the protein MGIVSKQVEAKTVLVTGCAGFIGSHLSETLLSLGYKVIGVDNFDPFYSIDLKMENMEGFKRNKAFKFYQLDLCQNGSLNMIQEEISLIAHLAGKAGVRPSIQNPQSYIDSNISATRNILDFMQKKGIKKLAFASSSSVYGNNPIVPFTEDQNVDNVISPYAFSKKSCEILNHSYHYLYDLDIINMRFFTVFGPRQRPDLAINKFVKLIHNNEPIPMFGDGSTARDYTFVDDTVDGIVKTCEYLFANHSVFNTINLGNSYPIQLSTMIEVIAKNCAVTPIINQLPMQAGDVEQTYADISKARDLIGYSPKVPFEEGIDIFINWFKNKESAVISAKI; this is encoded by the coding sequence ATGGGTATCGTTAGCAAACAAGTAGAAGCGAAAACAGTTCTTGTAACTGGATGTGCTGGTTTTATTGGTTCTCACCTCAGCGAAACATTATTAAGTTTAGGATATAAGGTTATTGGTGTTGACAATTTTGACCCTTTCTATTCCATTGACTTAAAAATGGAAAATATGGAGGGATTCAAAAGAAATAAGGCTTTTAAATTCTACCAATTAGACCTTTGCCAAAATGGTAGTTTAAATATGATACAAGAAGAGATTTCTCTTATTGCACATTTGGCTGGTAAGGCTGGTGTTCGTCCTTCCATTCAAAATCCGCAAAGCTATATTGATAGCAACATTAGTGCGACTAGAAATATTCTTGATTTTATGCAGAAAAAAGGAATCAAGAAACTTGCATTCGCCTCTTCCTCATCAGTATATGGCAACAACCCTATCGTACCCTTTACCGAAGATCAAAATGTAGACAATGTAATTTCCCCTTATGCCTTTTCAAAAAAATCTTGTGAAATTTTAAATCATAGTTATCACTACCTCTACGATCTGGATATCATTAACATGAGATTTTTTACTGTTTTTGGTCCTCGTCAACGCCCCGATTTGGCTATTAATAAATTTGTAAAACTCATTCATAACAACGAACCGATTCCAATGTTTGGAGACGGTTCAACAGCTCGAGATTATACGTTTGTAGATGATACCGTTGATGGAATTGTAAAAACTTGTGAATACTTGTTTGCAAATCATTCGGTATTTAACACCATTAACCTTGGTAATAGTTATCCTATTCAGCTGAGTACGATGATTGAGGTAATTGCAAAAAATTGTGCTGTTACTCCGATCATTAATCAATTACCAATGCAAGCTGGTGATGTTGAGCAAACATATGCCGATATCTCCAAAGCCAGAGATTTGATTGGCTACAGTCCAAAAGTACCTTTTGAAGAGGGAATAGATATATTTATTAACTGGTTCAAAAATAAAGAGTCAGCAGTAATATCAGCTAAAATTTAG
- a CDS encoding LTA synthase family protein, producing MKFKSILQSRYGGLVIFSFIFLALSFLVRTILLLTDIQNVDLNLVRLLQIYCFGLFYDLITISYFIIPFVLYLLVVPDQIFNTNIHRWISYVFFIISIGILVFSGIGEWFFWEEFSVRYNFIAVDYLVYTHEVIANIRESYPMPIIIIGMLLLSAGIFVLVKKYFDKTINSKSRFTSRLATSLVLWLIPLLAFYSIDKSSAEIQDNTYSNELAHNGIYQVFSAFRNNELDYKAFYQSIDDKEAFTNLRKLIKTSNSEFISDDIFDVRRDITYEGEDKNYNVMMITVESLSGSFFTKFGGQYNITPNLDTIAQQSLFFTNFYATGTRTVRGMEALTLSLPPTPGYSIVKRPNNENMFTLGHVLNSKGYESNFIYAGNGYFDNMNYFFGNSGYNIVDKKAFSDNEITFENAWGVCDEDLFAKASQVADSAYKTGKPFHNFIMTTSNHRPYTYPEGKIDIPSHSGRKGAVKYTDYAIAKFLREAKNKPWFKNTIFVIVGDHCASSAGKTSLPVKKYHIPLIVYAPAIVPASENNTVASQIDFAPTIMGLLNMDYTSKFFGKDILFEAPNRALLGTYQKIGLLKGGKLTVQIPTKQVESYQVIDNKQKVDNVDQQELEEAISYYQTASYLFHHKGYNFLD from the coding sequence ATGAAATTCAAAAGCATCCTACAAAGTCGTTATGGAGGTCTTGTAATATTTAGTTTTATTTTCCTCGCACTTTCTTTTTTGGTTAGAACCATTCTACTTCTTACTGACATTCAAAATGTTGATTTAAATCTTGTTCGATTGCTTCAAATTTACTGCTTTGGTTTGTTCTACGATTTAATAACTATTTCCTATTTCATCATTCCATTTGTTCTGTATTTGCTTGTTGTTCCAGATCAAATTTTCAATACAAATATTCACAGATGGATATCTTATGTTTTTTTTATTATTAGCATTGGTATTCTTGTCTTTTCGGGCATTGGCGAATGGTTCTTTTGGGAAGAATTCTCGGTTCGTTATAATTTTATAGCTGTGGATTATTTGGTATATACTCATGAAGTTATTGCCAATATTCGTGAATCCTATCCTATGCCCATTATCATTATTGGCATGCTATTATTATCTGCAGGAATTTTTGTTCTCGTTAAAAAGTATTTCGATAAAACTATTAATTCCAAATCACGATTCACTTCTCGTTTAGCAACAAGCTTAGTCTTATGGCTAATTCCTCTTTTAGCTTTTTACTCTATCGATAAAAGTTCTGCGGAAATACAAGATAATACCTACTCTAACGAATTAGCTCACAATGGTATTTATCAGGTTTTCTCAGCATTTAGGAACAATGAGCTAGACTACAAAGCTTTTTATCAGAGTATAGACGATAAGGAAGCTTTCACAAATCTTCGAAAACTAATTAAAACTTCGAATAGCGAATTTATTAGCGATGACATATTTGATGTGAGAAGAGATATTACTTATGAGGGTGAAGACAAAAATTACAATGTAATGATGATTACTGTAGAAAGTCTAAGTGGTTCATTTTTCACTAAATTTGGAGGGCAATATAACATCACACCTAATCTGGATACTATAGCTCAGCAATCCTTATTCTTCACCAATTTTTATGCAACAGGAACCCGCACAGTACGTGGTATGGAAGCTTTAACCTTATCATTACCACCAACTCCGGGTTACTCCATTGTTAAACGTCCAAACAATGAAAATATGTTTACACTTGGTCATGTTTTAAATTCGAAAGGCTATGAAAGCAATTTCATTTATGCCGGCAATGGTTATTTTGATAATATGAACTACTTTTTCGGCAACAGTGGTTACAATATAGTCGACAAAAAAGCTTTTAGCGATAATGAAATTACATTTGAAAATGCCTGGGGTGTATGCGATGAAGATTTATTTGCGAAAGCCTCTCAGGTAGCAGATAGTGCGTACAAAACCGGGAAACCTTTTCATAACTTTATCATGACAACTTCCAATCACCGCCCTTATACCTACCCTGAGGGAAAAATTGATATTCCTTCACATTCAGGAAGAAAAGGCGCTGTAAAATACACTGATTATGCTATTGCCAAATTTTTACGAGAAGCTAAAAACAAGCCCTGGTTTAAAAACACCATTTTTGTTATTGTTGGCGATCATTGCGCATCAAGCGCAGGAAAAACATCCTTACCCGTTAAAAAATATCATATTCCTTTAATTGTATATGCACCTGCTATTGTTCCTGCTTCAGAGAATAATACTGTAGCCTCACAGATCGATTTTGCTCCTACAATTATGGGCTTACTAAATATGGATTACACTTCTAAATTCTTTGGGAAAGATATACTTTTCGAAGCACCTAATCGTGCCTTACTGGGCACCTATCAGAAGATTGGTTTGCTAAAAGGTGGAAAATTGACTGTTCAAATTCCTACCAAGCAAGTCGAATCTTATCAAGTAATTGATAACAAACAAAAAGTGGATAATGTTGATCAACAGGAATTAGAAGAAGCAATAAGCTACTACCAAACAGCAAGTTATCTATTTCATCACAAAGGATATAATTTTTTGGATTAA
- a CDS encoding diacylglycerol/lipid kinase family protein, with protein MITALKTLAIVNPISGTGKQKNIECLLKKYLDHERFHLQVEKTGYAGHGTELAKLAVTNDFDVVIAIGGDGTINEIANALTFSDVAMGIIPCGSGNGLARHLGIPMNTKRAIQCINKATINKIDTIRANDYRFINVAGIGFDALIAHEFAKMKSRGLASYAKAILKCFRIFSNQSFVLKNKEIETIENGMMLCFANSSQFGNNAYIAPSAKVDDGKINISLLKKPKWFQIPVLGWKVFTKGINTSSLFSEIITNEITIVQQSDQGHIDGEPIYFGKEIHLKIDPLSLKLLA; from the coding sequence ATGATAACAGCATTAAAAACCCTTGCAATAGTTAACCCCATTTCGGGAACGGGTAAACAAAAAAATATTGAATGCCTTTTAAAAAAATATCTCGACCATGAGCGATTTCATCTTCAAGTAGAAAAGACAGGCTACGCAGGACATGGCACCGAATTAGCAAAGCTTGCTGTTACAAATGATTTTGATGTCGTAATTGCAATTGGAGGAGATGGAACCATTAATGAAATAGCTAATGCATTAACATTTAGCGATGTTGCTATGGGAATAATTCCTTGTGGCTCGGGTAATGGCTTAGCACGACACCTTGGCATTCCAATGAATACAAAAAGGGCAATTCAATGCATAAACAAAGCTACTATTAACAAAATAGATACGATAAGAGCAAATGATTATCGTTTTATAAATGTGGCTGGTATTGGTTTTGACGCTTTAATTGCTCACGAATTTGCAAAAATGAAATCCAGAGGATTAGCAAGCTATGCTAAAGCTATTTTAAAGTGCTTCCGAATTTTCTCTAACCAATCATTTGTATTAAAAAATAAAGAGATCGAAACAATAGAAAATGGAATGATGCTTTGTTTTGCCAATTCATCTCAATTTGGAAACAACGCCTACATTGCTCCTTCGGCAAAAGTTGATGATGGAAAAATAAACATTTCGCTACTAAAAAAACCAAAATGGTTTCAGATTCCTGTATTAGGCTGGAAAGTATTTACGAAAGGAATAAATACTTCCTCTTTGTTTAGTGAAATCATTACCAATGAAATAACAATTGTTCAACAATCAGATCAAGGACATATAGATGGAGAACCGATCTATTTTGGAAAAGAAATTCACCTAAAAATCGACCCTTTAAGCCTAAAACTACTAGCTTAA
- a CDS encoding glutathione peroxidase: MKKIALVLFLAAGLFSNQAIAQKEKKKECKKECCSKKKCSADNIYSYKMNSLNGEELSLDAYKGKVVLVVNTASKCGLTPQYEGLEAIYKKYKDQGFVILGMPCNQFLEQEPGSSSEIAEFCQKNYGVSFPMFEKIEVRGENAHPLYKMMTSEKPFKGFDDSASGQKFKSFLSGKFPEIYNGDGVKWNFTKFIVGRDGKVIERIEPNIVPEDFEEEIKKLL; encoded by the coding sequence ATGAAAAAAATTGCCTTAGTACTGTTTTTAGCAGCAGGATTGTTTTCAAATCAAGCAATTGCACAAAAAGAAAAAAAGAAAGAATGTAAAAAGGAGTGTTGTTCTAAAAAGAAATGCTCTGCGGATAATATTTACAGCTACAAAATGAACTCTTTAAACGGAGAAGAACTTTCATTGGATGCATATAAAGGTAAAGTGGTACTTGTTGTGAACACTGCCAGTAAATGTGGGTTGACTCCTCAGTATGAAGGATTGGAAGCTATATATAAAAAGTATAAAGATCAGGGGTTTGTGATTTTAGGAATGCCATGTAATCAGTTTTTGGAGCAGGAGCCAGGTTCTTCTTCTGAAATTGCAGAGTTTTGTCAGAAAAATTATGGCGTTAGCTTCCCGATGTTTGAAAAAATTGAGGTGAGAGGTGAAAATGCACATCCTTTATATAAGATGATGACGTCGGAGAAACCTTTTAAGGGCTTTGATGATTCTGCTTCGGGGCAAAAATTCAAATCTTTTTTAAGTGGCAAATTTCCGGAAATTTACAATGGAGATGGTGTTAAATGGAATTTCACAAAATTCATTGTTGGTAGAGATGGTAAAGTAATTGAGCGTATTGAACCGAACATTGTTCCAGAGGACTTTGAAGAAGAAATCAAGAAATTGTTATAA
- a CDS encoding glycosyltransferase family 9 protein produces MPKKFLIIRFSSIGDIIQCMTTVDGILNHYPDAEIHWIARKDMSSFLAMDQRIHKVWGFERGAGFKGLLKQAKELKKEKFDYVYDAHSNIRSIVLKTVLVPRWKRWFGIGPKFTMRSKDRIKRILLFKLRIDRFPMPFKGMLSFRKPLDKWGLSDYSKVNTNWYFPEDLKVKMDATVFSNLKGDQSKLITLVPSAAWIMKRWPVSHWQKLVSLLPDYNFMILAGPDDVFCKEIENEAPDRILNLAGKTNLLESCYLTQKSNLVISGDTGFLHAADKFNVKGLSLMGPTAFGFTTGEHITTLELDMKCRPCTKDGSGKCSQAIYQQCMVDITPEWVAKEVIQRMS; encoded by the coding sequence ATGCCAAAAAAGTTCCTGATCATTCGTTTTAGCTCTATTGGAGATATCATTCAGTGTATGACTACAGTAGACGGAATTTTAAATCATTATCCAGATGCAGAAATTCATTGGATAGCTAGAAAAGACATGTCCTCTTTTTTAGCAATGGATCAACGCATCCATAAAGTATGGGGTTTTGAGAGAGGAGCTGGATTCAAAGGACTTTTAAAGCAAGCAAAAGAGCTTAAAAAGGAAAAGTTCGATTACGTATATGATGCACACAGTAATATTCGATCTATCGTTCTAAAAACAGTACTTGTTCCGCGATGGAAACGTTGGTTCGGCATCGGACCCAAATTTACCATGCGAAGCAAGGATCGTATCAAGCGAATTTTGTTGTTTAAATTGAGAATTGATCGTTTCCCAATGCCTTTTAAAGGAATGCTTTCTTTTCGTAAACCTCTCGATAAATGGGGCTTAAGCGATTATTCTAAAGTGAATACCAATTGGTATTTCCCAGAGGATTTGAAAGTGAAAATGGATGCAACTGTGTTCTCTAATTTAAAGGGAGATCAGTCTAAATTAATAACATTAGTGCCTTCTGCGGCTTGGATCATGAAACGTTGGCCTGTTTCACATTGGCAGAAGTTGGTAAGTTTACTTCCTGATTACAATTTTATGATATTGGCAGGTCCAGATGATGTTTTCTGCAAGGAAATTGAAAATGAAGCACCAGATAGAATCTTAAACTTGGCTGGAAAAACGAACCTACTGGAATCCTGTTATCTTACGCAAAAATCTAATTTGGTGATTTCAGGTGATACCGGATTTTTACATGCTGCCGATAAATTTAATGTAAAAGGATTGTCTTTAATGGGACCAACAGCCTTTGGCTTTACAACAGGTGAGCACATTACAACTTTAGAACTTGATATGAAATGTCGCCCTTGCACCAAGGATGGATCAGGGAAATGTTCGCAAGCTATTTATCAACAATGTATGGTTGATATTACGCCGGAATGGGTTGCTAAAGAGGTAATTCAAAGAATGTCTTAA
- the atpC gene encoding ATP synthase F1 subunit epsilon, translated as MHLEIVTPEKSLYSGEVTLVQLPGKNGSFEILKNHAPIVSTLEKGVIKLHPVEGEEIFFEVSGGVVECKKNVISVLAES; from the coding sequence ATGCATTTGGAAATTGTTACACCCGAAAAAAGTCTTTATTCTGGAGAAGTTACTTTAGTTCAACTTCCTGGTAAAAATGGTTCTTTCGAAATTCTGAAAAACCATGCTCCAATTGTTTCTACTCTCGAAAAAGGAGTAATTAAACTTCATCCTGTAGAAGGAGAAGAAATCTTTTTTGAAGTTAGTGGAGGAGTTGTTGAATGTAAGAAAAATGTAATCTCTGTTTTAGCAGAGAGTTAA
- the atpD gene encoding F0F1 ATP synthase subunit beta — protein MSQNIGKIVQVIGPVIDVSFEKEGTELPDIYDSLEVVIENGKNLIVECQQHIGENTIRAIAMDSTDGLRRGMDVIATGSPIVMPAGDKIKGRLLNVVGETIDGIGQVDKEGGYTIHRTPPKFDELKTESEVFFTGIKVIDLIEPYAKGGKIGLFGGAGVGKTVLIQELINNIAIGQDGLSVFAGVGERTREGNDLLREMIESKVIRYGDEFEKDMEKGGWDLSKVDKKALDNSQVSLVFGQMNEPPGARARVALSGLTVAESLRDGDEKSGGRDILFFVDNIFRFTQAGSEVSALLGRMPSAVGYQPTLSTEMGIMQERITSTKRGSITSVQAVYVPADDLTDPAPATTFAHLDATTVLNRKIAELGIYPAVDPLDSTSRILTRDVVGDAHYDCAQNVKELLQRYKELQDIIAILGMEELSDEDKLVVHRARRVQRFLSQPFHVAEQFTGLKGCLVPIEETIKGFNMIMNGEVDKYPEAAFNLVGNIEEAIEKGEKLLAEAEA, from the coding sequence ATGTCACAAAATATTGGCAAAATAGTTCAGGTAATCGGTCCTGTAATCGATGTTAGTTTCGAAAAGGAGGGCACTGAGCTTCCTGATATTTACGACTCATTAGAAGTCGTAATTGAAAATGGTAAAAATTTAATTGTTGAGTGTCAACAGCACATTGGTGAAAACACAATTCGTGCTATTGCAATGGACTCTACCGATGGCTTGAGAAGAGGAATGGATGTTATAGCAACAGGTTCTCCTATTGTTATGCCAGCTGGTGATAAGATAAAAGGGCGTCTTTTGAATGTGGTGGGTGAAACCATTGATGGTATTGGACAAGTAGATAAAGAAGGCGGCTATACAATTCACAGAACACCACCAAAATTCGATGAGTTGAAGACTGAATCAGAGGTTTTCTTTACAGGAATTAAAGTGATTGACCTTATTGAACCTTATGCAAAAGGTGGTAAGATTGGTTTGTTCGGTGGTGCTGGTGTTGGAAAAACAGTTTTGATTCAAGAGCTTATTAATAACATTGCAATTGGACAAGATGGTTTATCTGTATTTGCCGGTGTAGGTGAGCGTACACGTGAGGGTAACGACTTACTTCGTGAGATGATCGAATCAAAGGTTATTCGCTATGGCGATGAGTTTGAGAAAGACATGGAAAAAGGTGGATGGGACTTATCCAAAGTAGATAAAAAAGCTTTAGATAATTCACAGGTATCACTTGTTTTCGGACAGATGAACGAGCCTCCTGGGGCACGTGCTCGTGTTGCTCTCTCTGGTTTAACAGTTGCTGAGAGTTTACGTGACGGTGATGAGAAATCAGGTGGACGTGATATTCTTTTCTTCGTTGATAATATCTTCCGTTTTACACAGGCAGGTTCTGAGGTGTCAGCACTTCTAGGTCGTATGCCTTCTGCGGTAGGTTACCAGCCAACTCTTTCTACAGAGATGGGTATTATGCAAGAGCGTATTACATCAACCAAGCGTGGTTCTATTACATCGGTACAAGCGGTATATGTACCAGCCGATGACTTGACAGACCCTGCTCCGGCGACAACATTTGCTCACTTGGATGCAACAACCGTATTGAATCGTAAAATTGCCGAGTTGGGAATTTATCCTGCGGTAGATCCATTGGATTCAACTTCTCGTATTCTGACACGTGATGTTGTTGGTGATGCACATTACGATTGTGCTCAAAATGTAAAAGAGTTATTACAACGTTATAAAGAACTTCAAGATATTATTGCAATTCTTGGTATGGAAGAGCTTTCTGATGAGGATAAATTGGTTGTACACCGCGCACGTCGTGTTCAGCGTTTCTTATCTCAGCCATTCCACGTTGCAGAGCAGTTTACTGGTCTTAAAGGATGTCTGGTTCCAATTGAGGAGACAATCAAAGGTTTCAACATGATTATGAATGGTGAAGTTGATAAATATCCTGAGGCAGCATTTAACCTTGTTGGAAACATTGAGGAAGCGATTGAAAAAGGTGAGAAATTATTAGCTGAAGCTGAAGCCTAA